The following proteins are co-located in the Plasmodium brasilianum strain Bolivian I chromosome 11, whole genome shotgun sequence genome:
- a CDS encoding NLI interacting factor-like phosphatase, whose protein sequence is MDDKEYYNDVEVDSVASTFEANRNKYFFNENISSNMIKKNESNVGTNDHDRKINVSNTLNLLNNTNSNHNSKFGNTNSSINSSTFCTDNYTINSSNNIMGAVRNFAYSSNVSSSNTYSNNNNINNNKNKSGGSSSSNMHSNNNNNNNNNNNSGGSSSTNARNCNNGSSNAHKGSSNNTANTFHPYKEGFSDSIEINNVKIKMFNKRTNKNVNSHNYNRNNYNNVNINKNMKNFRNRFNHFNKAGMKQDGIVRSTCRDDNSDSIVNCIINGSENGNGSGNGSGNGSGNGSGNGSGNGSGNGSGNGSGNGSGNGSGNGSGNGSGVINRIESEGGVNDESGYAEYGQYNQYSQLNEQGNLNVGVEKEDNVERGGEGGEHSTDTYYDYMQQRNGKVQNNKVNSRNFYENKKIKNNKLYNNNIIPISTDENENENNILNMNNIVHNNTSSENNDMHNGSSSSSIIRNSNNNNDKDVMISSKYNRFITDGKKEVYNEEQNHFTKGNGIQNINDNNINMNIHEQQMYYANTNNGNNIMTDINSNMKKRKSVMFDSSTFYKHKQKKNYHKTFNDSLKRYCNNSLKLVDRSIKKNNMSFGYSNNKKKNMQNGMNRNSVLSSSSGSSNCGDSNYSGNNCNNNSKDNNSSNGSGNRSGNNNELNDYKNVEDPFSEELYSMPGGNNTNRNNNTSTFYNNINKKSFSNITFSLNKYLNSVVSTDKSKRNNANIDRIANGSKVVSISNNGNNNSSTNGNGNDTANNNENGNSSSLASHISINNYNAVSLDYNSGGVNNKYNETSSYKHDDLFRKNNSCYRSEGFDNYDQSNINSSGLTFFKKSEEGEKSDCNMNSLNILSKNYNIPQQNVQDLKSMIGNELNSNSKVICEGANYFIMGEGSINSFNNISINNMNNNQSYIECLSEVSEISDDEEGENKNNCLDESTNVDEDVKNANNCKNWNSMNNRDINLGDSNAPTASVSSVVSAVSSSSASSALPNMVNSAPSMDNTLFSQRVGNRSDMMETVYNLYNYNKDMIGVNREMNSNTSVVNNSSFKVGVVQEGEGEDEKDAYVEKRNAYHMKNANNRAHNDDQSYLSSYDVNTISNDSYIGTNCGSNIFFSRGQSKEKKNIKSNFNEMNSIIAQSKNYTIHNSSMDGKFSSDNFSSNHYTNENIKEDIKINEKMDNIIFASSIEPDDDTNNPNDNTNMDEHNEGATDTGIINNNISTTMMREKQENNMIEEDDREIKKAFSINHVNSEDMYINTYMPYPPEKYNNIYELHEIKILSPHILKTKFHKEGKSYHSSLKDGKLILLLDLDNTLLQATSFAKFNMELPLENFVDENGEPELYKFFLPYYNFFYYLKFRPYVRQFLQILSLYYELSIYTNATREYADVVIAILDPDRNLFADRIVARCSSADRDENKHFSKIYPNIDSRYVIAFDDRKDVWSDIPHSHILKAEHYNFFELSKYDIISHFKESTTCKKKFVDMDMHLHYMTKIFLKLHKTFFENPLEVDVGKIIDTIMLNTLSNVGVYFTGFRKNSKNAQNVLTSDCEDRQKEIALELGAKIYSNYDIPGVTHIIAAKNCTDNLIKSKKSDYNHIQKVHTLWLYHCRGTLESGNSTYFDADELCKIYNNKPPLHPKKDHWFFGNKDDLRKQDDTNDCIKIENLKSRIFLGTGEYTHDAVICSPFEQINIKWIEKEVKLRQIYDTPVNVASNDAKTNEKSQFSENANLMCHNFDVDDNFPCLGSTFEDLSNISMG, encoded by the coding sequence ATGGACGATAAAGAGTATTATAATGATGTGGAAGTAGACTCGGTTGCATCTACTTTTGAAGCTaacagaaataaatatttttttaacgaAAATATTAGCAgtaatatgataaaaaaaaatgaatcgAATGTCGGTACTAACGACCATGATcgtaaaataaatgtaagtAATACCCTTAATCTTTTGAATAATACTAATAGTAATCATAATAGTAAATTTGGAAATACCAATAGTAGTATTAACTCCAGTACGTTCTGTACTGATAATTATACTATAAACAGCTCGAATAATATAATGGGTGCCGTGAGGAATTTCGCTTATAGCAGCAATGTTAGTAGTAGTAACACGtacagtaacaataataatataaacaataataaaaataaaagtggtggtagtagtagtagtaatatgcatagtaacaataataataataataataataacaataatagtgGTGGTAGCAGTAGTACCAATGCGCGTAACTGTAATAACGGAAGCAGTAATGCACATAAGGGTTCATCTAACAACACCGCGAATACATTCCACCCGTATAAAGAAGGGTTCAGTGATAgtatagaaataaataatgtaaaaatcaAAATGTTTAACAAACGaactaataaaaatgtgaacAGTCATAActataatagaaataattacaacaatgtgaatattaataaaaatatgaaaaactTTAGAAACAGATTTAACCATTTTAATAAGGCTGGTATGAAGCAAGATGGGATTGTGCGGAGCACTTGTCGAGATGACAACAGTGATAGTATCGTCAATTGCATTATTAATGGAAGTGAAAATGGTAATGGTAGTGGTAATGGCAGTGGTAATGGTAGTGGTAATGGCAGTGGTAATGGCAGTGGTAATGGCAGTGGTAATGGCAGTGGTAATGGTAGTGGTAATGGCAGTGGTAATGGCAGTGGTAATGGCAGTGGTAATGGAAGTGGGGTTATAAACAGAATCGAAAGTGAAGGAGGAGTAAACGATGAGAGTGGGTATGCTGAGTACGGGCAATACAACCAGTACAGTCAGCTTAACGAACAGGGAAACTTAAATGTAGGTGTAGAAAAAGAGGATAATGTCGAAAGAGGAGGGGAGGGTGGTGAACATTCAACTGATACGTATTATGATTATATGCAACAAAGAAATGGTAAGGTACAGAATAATAAAGTTAATAGTcgaaatttttatgaaaataaaaaaataaaaaacaacaagttgtataataataatattattcctATAAGTActgatgaaaatgaaaatgaaaataatattttgaatatgaataatattgtTCATAATAACACAAGTagtgaaaataatgatatgcACAatggtagtagtagtagtagtattataagaaatagtaacaataacaatgatAAGGATGTGATGATCTCCTCTAAATATAATCGTTTTATTACTGATGGAAAGAAGGAAGTTTATAATGAGGAGCAGAACCACTTTACTAAAGGAAATGGTAtccaaaatataaatgataataatataaatatgaatatacatgAACAACAAATGTATTAtgcaaatacaaataatggtaataatataatgacaGATATAAATAGTAACATGAAGAAGAGGAAAAGTGTTATGTTTGACTCAAGcacattttataaacataaacaaaaaaaaaattatcataaaacTTTCAATGATTCATTAAAAAGGTATTgtaataattctttaaaattgGTGGACAGgagtataaaaaagaataacatGTCGTTTGGTTATAGTAACAATAAGAAGAAGAATATGCAAAACGGTATGAACAGAAACTCTGTTCTGAGTAGCAGTAGTGGTAGTAGTAACTGTGGAGATAGCAATTACAGCggtaataattgtaataataatagtaaggATAACAATAGTAGTAACGGCAGTGGTAATCGTAGTGGTAATAATAACGAACTAAATGACTACAAAAATGTGGAGGACCCCTTCTCGGAAGAATTGTACAGCATGCCGGGGGGAAATAACACTaacagaaataataatacgagcacattttataataatattaacaaaaaatcgTTCAGTAATATAACTTTTTCGTTAAACAAATACCTAAACTCAGTTGTTAGCACTGATAAGTCGAAGAGGAATAACGCGAACATTGATCGTATTGCAAATGGGAGCAAGGTAGTGAGCATTAGTAATAATGGTAACAATAACAGTAGCACGAATGGGAATGGGAATGATACTGCTAATAACAATGAGAATGGCAATAGCAGTAGCTTAGCTAGCCATATAAGTATCAATAATTACAACGCTGTCAGTTTGGACTACAACTCAGGAGGTGTAAATAACAAGTATAACGAAACGAGTTCATATAAACACGACGATTTATTTCGTAAGAACAACTCCTGTTACAGAAGCGAAGGGTTTGATAACTATGACCaaagtaatattaatagtagtggactaactttttttaaaaaaagtgaagAGGGGGAAAAGTCTGATTGCAATATGAACAGTTTGAATATACtctcaaaaaattataatataccACAACAAAATGTACaagatttaaaaagtatGATTGGTAATGAACTAAATTCTAATAGTAAGGTAATATGTGAGGGTgcaaattatttcattatggGAGAAGGAAGTATAAACAGCTTTAACAATATCAGCATTAACAACATGAACAACAATCAGAGTTACATTGAATGCTTAAGCGAAGTGTCCGAAATAAGTGATGATGAAGAgggagaaaataaaaataactgcTTAGATGAAAGTACTAATGTAGATGAGGATGTTAAAAATGCTAATAATTGCAAAAATTGGAATAGCATGAATAATAGAGACATCAACCTGGGTGATTCTAATGCACCTACCGCATCTGTTTCATCTGTTGTATCTGCTGTATCTTCCTCATCAGCATCATCTGCCTTACCCAATATGGTCAATTCTGCACCTTCAATGGATAACACACTTTTCAGTCAACGTGTAGGAAATAGGTCAGACATGATGGAAACTGTGTATAACTTGTACAACTACAATAAAGATATGATTGGTGTGAATAGAGAAATGAATTCCAATACATCAGTTGTTAATAATTCAAGTTTCAAAGTAGGAGTAGTACAGGAGGGGGAAGGGGAGGATGAGAAGGATGCGTATGTGGAGAAGAGAAATGCCTACCACATGAAGAATGCAAATAATAGAGCCCATAATGACGACCAAAGTTATTTGAGCAGCTACGATGTGAATACTATAAGCAATGACAGTTATATTGGCACGAACTGTGGAAGTAACATCTTTTTTTCACGTGGTCAaagtaaagaaaagaaaaacataaaaagcaattttaatgaaatgaaTTCAATAATTGCTCAGAGTAAAAATTACACCATACATAACAGTAGTATGGACGGTAAATTTTCAAGTGATAATTTTTCGAGTAATCATTAtactaatgaaaatataaaggaggacattaaaataaatgaaaaaatggataaTATCATATTCGCTAGTTCTATTGAACCAGACGACGATACTAATAACCCTAatgataatacaaatatggATGAACACAATGAGGGGGCAACTGATACCGGTAtaataaacaataatataagtaCAACAATGATGAGAGAGAAGCAAGAGAATAACATGATAGAGGAAGATGATagagaaattaaaaaggCTTTTTCCATTAATCATGTAAACAGTGAAGATATGTATATCAACACTTATATGCCATACCCGCCAGAAAAGTATAACAATATTTACGAGTTgcatgaaataaaaattttatcaccTCATATACTGAAAACAAAATTTCACAAAGAAGGTAAAAGCTATCATTCATCCTTAAAAGATGGAAAACTAATTTTACTACTTGACTTAGACAATACATTACTACAGGCTACTTCCTTTGCAAAATTTAATATGGAATTACCTTTAGAAAACTTTGTGGATGAAAATGGAGAACccgaattatataaattttttttaccgtattataattttttttattatttaaaatttagaCCATATGTACGCCagtttttacaaatattatccttatattatgaattatctatatatacaaatgctACAAGAGAATATGCAGATGTAGTAATAGCAATACTGGACCCTGACCGGAATTTGTTTGCGGATAGAATAGTAGCTAGATGCAGTTCTGCAGATAGAGAtgaaaataaacatttttcaaaaatatatccaAATATTGATTCGAGATATGTTATCGCATTTGATGATAGGAAAGATGTGTGGTCAGATATTCCTCATtctcatatattaaaagcagaacattataatttttttgaattaagtAAATATGACATTATTTCACATTTCAAAGAATCAACTACttgtaaaaagaaatttgtCGATATGGATATGCATTTACATTATATgactaaaatttttttaaaattacataaaacattttttgaaaatccGTTAGAAGTAGATGTAGGGAAAATCATAGATACAATTATGTTAAATACGTTAAGTAATGTTGGAGTTTATTTCACAggttttagaaaaaattcaaaaaatgcACAAAATGTGTTAACATCAGATTGTGAAGATAgacaaaaagaaatagcCTTAGAATTAGGTGCAAAAATTTACTCAAATTATGATATACCTGGTGTAACCCATATTATAGCAGCAAAGAATTGTACagataatttaataaaatccAAAAAATCAGATTACAATCATATCCAGAAAGTACATACATTATGGTTATATCATTGTAGAGGAACTTTAGAAAGTGGTAACTCCACCTACTTTGATGCGGATGAactttgtaaaatatataataataaacctCCATTACATCCAAAGAAAGATCATTGGTTCTTTGGAAATAAAGATGATTTAAGAAAACAAGATGATACTAATGATTGcattaaaattgaaaatcTAAAATCAAGGATTTTCCTTGGTACAGGGGAATATACACATGACGCGGTTATCTGCTCTCCCTTTgaacaaattaatattaaatggaTAGAAAAGGAAGTTAAGTTAAGGCAAATTTATGATACCCCAGTCAATGTTGCATCAAATGATGCTAagacaaatgaaaaaagtcaATTTAGTGAAAACGCAAATCTTATGTGCCATAATTTTGATGTCGATGATAATTTCCCCTGTCTAGGAAGCACCTTTGAGGATCTTAGCAATATCAGTATGGGTTAA
- a CDS encoding PhIL1 interacting protein PIP1: MNKEPNKRYIHVYYVKKNDKYRRHGKRCEREKGYVTIEITRIDERKCPYRKRKNQELLQNDKTNEFLQSSIKNFSKKKKIKKTWTKILYDILHHTTNSINQKINSFLKFFVLHSDYFSRALNISRETLVQDSFKYFNSENARRMVNCTSSSMYEQKFHQTQITSAIPERRDSFHKFQILSNNIIPCNHLMGIFDKTEGSDKCYAKDIMTNLCDVKNKIQDKNIDQTNESFFINDKASSNETISMLDTSNEQNNLEKQNVKNFYISTVNRKTNAKNIRKISLIEISVDPQFFISQDFLTDLESYLTLNHCLLYVKKNKKELTEIHQNFFSILINVDEVKFLENKLSKSVLRHIVRRLNSLFKIPTNDICGVEFCLYLKNNDMCEAPNFSEKNMYTYSIIIFLNNKNTNFVEFPYCGLKIMTKTGNCLIYEHKKNVSNNNIFKFGMSEEKLFFLKINLKDHINLHMLIGRKHAKLKHDQLFEKNKMTYISPNKNNSKNNTLYSYNQYFNEFFPIPVPNNTNLMRNSYLCVKKNMDIINKQIIQLNTNSMRGLFLRAKQKGNYPPFFASSQC; the protein is encoded by the exons atgaacaaggAACCAAACAAAAGATACATCCACGTGTACTATGTTAAAAAGaatgataaatatagaaGACATGGTAAAAGGTGCGAAAGGGAAAAGGGTTATGTTACTATTGAAATAACAAGAATAGATGAAAGAAAATGCCCTtacagaaaaagaaaaaatcagGAACTTCTCCAAAATGATAAGACCAATGAGTTTTTACAAAgttctataaaaaatttttccaaaaaaaaaaaaataaaaaaaacatggaCCAAGATATTATATGACATATTACACCATACAACAAATAGTATAAATcagaaaataaattctttcttaaaattttttgttttacattCGGATTATTTTTCTAGAGCACTAAATATAAGCAGAGAAACATTAGTACAAGATTCTTTCAAATATTTCAATTCAGAAAATGCGAGAAGGATGGTAAACTGTACTAGTAGTAGTATGTATGAACAAAAATTTCATCAAACACAAATTACAAGTGCAATACCAGAAAGGAGGGATTCCTTTCATAAATTTCAGATTCTTAGTAACAACATCATACCGTGTAACCATTTAATGGGTATATTTGATAAAACAGAAGGTTCTGACAAATGCTATGCAAAGGATATTATGACGAACTTGTGtgatgtaaaaaataaaattcaggataaaaatatagatcaAACGAATGAatcctttttcattaatgATAAAGCTTCTTCAAATGAGACAATTAGCATGTTAGATACatcaaatgaacaaaataatttagagaaacaaaatgttaaaaaCTTTTACATTTCCACAGTAAATAGAAAAACGAATGCGAAAAATATCAGAAAAATCAGCTTAATAGAGATATCCGTCGATCcgcaattttttatttcccaaGATTTTTTGACAGACTTAGAAAGTTATCTAACATTGAACCATTGTCTTCTGTATGTTAAG aaaaataaaaaagaactcACGGAGATTCATCAAAACTTTTTTTCAATTCTGATAAATGTTGatgaagtaaaatttttGGAAAACAAGTTGTCCAAGTCTGTACTCAGACATATCGTTAGACGATTAAATTCTTTGTTTAAAATACCAACTAATGATATTTGCGGCGTTGagttttgtttatatttaaaaaataatgatatgtGTGAGGCACCAAATTTTAGTGAGAAgaatatgtacacatattcaattataatatttttaaataacaaaaatacaaACTTTGTGGAATTCCCTTATTGCggattaaaaattatgaccAAGACAGGTAACTgtttaatatatgaacacaAGAAAAATGtgtcaaataataatatttttaaatttggtATGTctgaagaaaaattattttttttaaaaattaaccTCAAGGATCATATAAATTTGCATATGTTAATAGGTCGAAAACATGCTAAACTTAAGCATGATCagttatttgaaaaaaataaaatgacgTACATTTctccaaataaaaataattcgaaaaataatacattatattcTTACAAccaatattttaatgaattttttcCAATACCTGTTCCCAATAATACGAACTTAATGAGAAATAGCTACTTAtgtgttaaaaaaaacatggatataattaataaacaaataatacaGTTAAACACAAACAGTATGAGGGGCCTATTTTTACGGGCGAAACAAAAGGGAAATTATCCTCCTTTTTTTGCTTCCTCTCAGTGCTAG
- a CDS encoding serine/threonine protein phosphatase 5 — translation MAYVTEKINNGIKIEETNLKEYKNNLEKDTCEGGEEIIYAMEENRNIPCINKKAAEYSNKNNLSKSKEIMMNVEVTHTKNARTEEKMKYISRNNIDDENKKKNYQNGCPNGYQSDFRSDFRSDFRNDFQSDFRSDFRNDFQSDFRSDFRNDFQSDFRNDFQSDFRSDYRSDYRSDCQSEYQKNYSHEGENIGNEHFKHAESLSTNDNSSNLGTLHDDMMEEKNREEDEEYQNEEENQPVQRCNLSKKNISIELLKICDALKNLGNKYFKENNYVISQKYYTGAIDIIKKYYEEEDPSYIEKLNKITTDTLSSEIQVNKEDKNALIEYYKNSVISKSSDYISINETDLYIYYTNRSFCHMKLENYGLSIQDIDEAIKINPFYAKAYYRKGCSFLLLSDLKNASECFQKVLKLTKDKNSEMKQKQCKKLLFEQQFQKAIEIEQKIPYYETLVLDTLKIENEEAPIYDRNNLNIDFLKKVVDYISVPKQKLNKKCVCAIVLDIIKLLKELPTLVYLNLQPEETLTVCGDIHGQFYDLLNIMKINGYPAENNSYLFNGDFVDRGSFSCEVIIFLYLAKLTFPNNVHLTRGNHETDNMNKLYGFLGELQEKYDEKMHVLFSDSFKFLPLAYVLNKTIFICHGGIPSNTNTTLEDIEKIDRNTEPLDEGVMTDLLWSDPNEEKGFKPSKRGIGFSFGTDITENFLKKNNLTLIIRSHEVRDEGYSIEQNGQLYTVFSAPNYCDIMKNKGAFLKFKGNSVKPECVTFTEVKHPNVPSLKYAHNLYQNI, via the coding sequence atggcATACgtaacagaaaaaataaacaatggtattaaaattgaagaaacaaatttaaaggaatataaaaataatttagaaaaagatACGTGCGAAGGAGgagaagaaataatatacgCGATGGAAGAAAACAGGAACATaccatgtataaataaaaaagccgcagaatatagtaataaaaacaatttatcAAAAAGTAAAGAAATTATGATGAACGTTGAAGTAACGCATACAAAGAACGCACGCAcggaagaaaaaatgaaatatattagcAGGAACAATATAGACGATGAGAATAAGAAGAAGAATTACCAAAATGGATGCCCAAATGGATATCAAAGTGATTTCCGAAGTGATTTCCGAAGTGATTTCCGAAATGATTTCCAAAGTGATTTCCGAAGTGATTTCCGAAATGATTTCCAAAGTGATTTCCGAAGTGATTTCCGAAATGATTTCCAAAGTGATTTCCGAAATGATTTCCAAAGTGATTTCCGAAGTGATTACCGAAGTGATTACCGAAGTGACTGCCAAAGTGAGTACCAAAAAAATTACTCGCATGAGGGTGAAAACATAGGAAATGAACATTTTAAGCATGCGGAATCTTTAAGTACCAATGACAATTCATCAAACTTGGGTACATTACATGATGATATGATGGAGGAAAAGAACAGAGAAGAAGATGAGGAATACCAGAACGAAGAGGAAAATCAACCTGTCCAAAGGTGTAATTTgtcaaaaaagaatataagcattgaattgttaaaaatatgtgatgctttaaaaaatttaggaaataaatattttaaagaaaataattatgtaatttCTCAAAAGTATTATACTGGAGCcattgatataataaaaaaatattatgaggAAGAAGATCCTagttatatagaaaaattaaataaaataacaactGATACATTGTCTAGTGAAATACAAGTaaataaagaagataaaaatgcattgatagaatattataaaaatagtgtTATATCAAAAAGTAGTGATTATATTAGTATAAACGAAAcggatttatatatatattatacaaacaGATCCTTTTGTCATATGAAATTAGAAAACTATGGTTTATCTATACAAGATATAGATGAagcaataaaaattaatccATTTTATGCAAAAGCATATTATAGAAAAGGGTGttcatttttactattatcagatttaaaaaatgcgTCTGAATGTTTTcaaaaagtattaaaattaacaaaagataaaaattctgaaatgaaacaaaaacaatGTAAAAAGCTCCTTTTCGAGCAACAGTTTCAAAAAGCTATAgaaatagaacaaaaaatacCATATTACGAAACATTAGTTCTAGATACACTTAAAATAGAGAATGAAGAAGCCCCCATATATGACcgaaataatttaaatatcgattttttaaaaaaagtagtaGACTATATAAGTGTAcctaaacaaaaattaaataaaaaatgtgtatgtGCAATTGTGTtagatataattaaattgttAAAAGAACTTCCTACATtagtttatttaaatttacaacCAGAAGAAACTTTAACTGTATGTGGTGATATACATGGACAATTTtatgatttattaaatataatgaaaataaatggTTATCCAGCAgaaaataattcttatttatttaatggtGATTTTGTTGATAGAGGTAGTTTCTCATGTGaagttataatatttttatatttagcCAAATTAACATTTCCAAATAATGTACATTTAACAAGAGGTAATCATGAAACTGATAATATGAACAAGCTTTACGGTTTTTTAGGAGAAttacaagaaaaatatgatgaaaaaatgcatgtattattttcggattcatttaaatttcttCCATTGGcatatgtattaaataaaacGATTTTTATATGTCATGGAGGTATTCCAAGTAATACTAATACAACTTTAGaagatattgaaaaaattgataGGAATACTGAACCATTAGATGAAGGAGTTATGACAGATTTGTTATGGTCAGATCCcaatgaagaaaaaggatTTAAACCATCCAAAAGAGGTATAGGCTTTTCTTTCGGTACGGATATTACCgaaaatttcttaaaaaaaaataatcttaCTCTTATAATCCGATCACATGAAGTAAGAGATGAAGGATATTCCATTGAACAAAACGGTCAGTTATACACTGTTTTCAGTGCCCCCAATTATTGtgatattatgaaaaataaaggagCATTTTTAAAGTTCAAGGGGAATTCTGTCAAACCGGAATGTGTTACATTCACCGAAGTAAAACATCCCAATGTGCCGTCACTTAAATATGCGCATAATTTgtatcaaaatatttaa
- a CDS encoding histone-lysine N-methyltransferase translates to MYKIEYKEDRGKCVVALSQMRAGYCIVESHPEIFIPLCVKYMTPRIIDADNKKNNYKIINMCFYCFEKFNKCIYCPNCKYVVYCSEICLERAWKLHREECEIFKSNIFDKYCPSITMRLVINCYLNHFNFYDYCGSISELTKEKYENLKYPAYIVAVALMSRKKKIFNNFEDNESILKNIIEKFVKISKNTLQIIDNELEPAALGFYKKPVPFFNHSCLSNCVTIFKNQKLYIKTLMDVYPGEELTISYIDIAFDKNTRLSICMDQYFFTCSCKLCKVNIASECHNIFNTEFVCTSSENCKKFLSYMEIVLISELERKPCYLNKNNFKTYPILKKANENTWKCMLCKGEVHENIIKSLIEKEKETVKETIYLDTLFNEKYSYDNKSVLQSLNKIKSKIDYLTNFYHHARYSLQKMRAKILYISIQLQEFKLAYNIANQYVKSIEISYGKYSPIYGYYIFLTGKLALFLDLKSEGLSLIHKAKKNIIKTYGPDSPIYKDLEKFLYTNKY, encoded by the coding sequence ATGTACAAAATAGAGTACAAGGAAGATAGGGGTAAATGCGTAGTTGCGTTAAGTCAAATGCGCGCAGGGTATTGCATAGTGGAATCGCATccagaaatatttattccgCTGTGCGTAAAGTATATGACACCGAGAATAATAGACGCGGAtaacaaaaagaataattataaaataataaatatgtgcTTCTACTGTTTTGAGAAGTTtaacaaatgtatatattgtcCTAACTGCAAATATGTGGTATACTGTAGTGAAATATGTTTAGAGCGAGCGTGGAAATTACACAGAGAAGAatgtgaaatatttaaatcaaatatttttgataaatattGTCCATCTATTACTATGAGATTAGTTATCAACTGTTATTTGaatcattttaatttttatgattattGTGGTAGTATTAGTGAattaacaaaagaaaaatatgaaaatttaaaataccCTGCTTATATAGTTGCAGTAGCATTAATGagtaggaaaaaaaaaatattcaataattTTGAAGATAATGAGAGTATACTTAAGAATATTATTGAAAAGtttgtaaaaatatcaaaGAATACATTACAAATAATTGATAATGAGTTAGAGCCAGCTGCTTTAggtttttacaaaaaacctgttccattttttaatCATTCTTGTTTAAGTAATTGtgtaacaatttttaaaaatcaaaaattatacataaaaacattaatGGATGTATATCCAGGAGAAGAATTAACGATTAGTTATATTGACATAGcatttgataaaaatacGAGATTATCAATATGTATggatcaatatttttttacatgttCATGTAAATTATGTAAAGTTAATATTGCATCCGAATGTcacaatatatttaatactgAATTTGTATGTACAAGTTCagaaaattgtaaaaagtTTTTAAGTTATATGGAAATCGTTTTAATATCAGAACTGGAAAGAAAACCTTGTtatcttaataaaaataattttaaaacctatccgattttaaaaaaagcaaatgAAAATACATGGAAATGTATGTTGTGTAAAGGAGAAGtacatgaaaatattataaaaagtttaatagaaaaagaaaaggaaactGTTAAAGAGACCATATATTTAGATAcgttatttaatgaaaaatattcctATGACAATAAAAGTGTTTTACAgtctttaaataaaataaaatcaaaaattGATTATTTGACcaatttttatcatcatGCAAGATATTCATTACAAAAAATGAGAGCAAAAATCTTATACATATCCATACAACTACAAGAATTTAAATTAGCTTATAATATTGCTAACCAGTATGTTAAATCTATTGAAATATCGTATGGGAAATATTCGCCCATCTAtggttattatattttcttaacaGGTAAGCTAGCTTTATTTCTTGATTTGAAATCGGAAGGCCTTAGCCTCATTCAcaaggcaaaaaaaaatatcataaagaCTTATGGACCCGACTCCCCCATTTACAAGGATTTGGAGAAGTTCCTCTACACGAACAAGTATTAG